The Misgurnus anguillicaudatus chromosome 21, ASM2758022v2, whole genome shotgun sequence genome includes a window with the following:
- the pdcd7 gene encoding programmed cell death protein 7, which produces MMDNSQQYSYTNLPPPPFNNPAGLDSGVYTGPPPIPPAPGPGNTWSMYQHPPPPTTAQHQWPPFPTVNPGAPYPAFDPSRPPPTLEPPQYNDKQQWTQNQWTPPNSHFRGHFPPNQHSAPTSYQSSFRPDASSNQNYPIANRPWPDDYQDQAKSISASDEESRQRLRDEQWLQSFLLQRGKHQPLEPPKPKLSISQFKKKLYGTVHMVSELNAVCQMLKENLENESVWTEMLSRATELKNIIQESMTDLKDPELFCSIQRKLLLISKKRARVRRRKMEEREEKQEQEARRAERKAEVDKWQIKRLQEVEEKNREKELKLAADAVLSEVRKKQADSKRMQDILKSLEKLRKLRKEAAARRGLFPEKESDVTFEGHLERLRSLIQKRTAVYAVEEKALRVMLEGEQEEERKRDREKRQKKEKEKLLQKKREVESMLFGAELPPDHPLQPFHDYYTQAERSLPALIQIRREWDQFLVPAEHPDGSAVPQGWVLPDQPSDDIWATALEK; this is translated from the exons ATGATGGATAACTCTCAACAATACAGTTACACAAATCTTCCGCCGCCTCCCTTTAATAACCCAGCGGGTTTAGACAGCGGAGTTTATACAGGACCACCACCAATACCTCCAGCACCCGGACCTGGAAACACATGGAGCATGTATCAGCACCCACCACCACCGACGACAGCACAGCATCAGTGGCCACCTTTCCCAACCGTGAACCCTGGTGCACCGTATCCAGCCTTTGACCCCAGCAGACCACCTCCAACCCTTGAACCACCCCAATACAATGACAAACAACAGTGGACTCAAAACCAGTGGACTCCCCCAAACTCCCATTTCAGGGGACACTTCCCACCAAACCAACATTCAGCTCCAACATCATATCAGTCCAGCTTTAGGCCAGACGCCTCCAGCAACCAGAACTACCCAATCGCTAACAGACCGTGGCCAGATGACTACCAGGACCAAGCCAAGAGCATCTCAGCATCAGATGAAGAATCAAGGCAGCGGTTGAGAGATGAGCAGTGGCTTCAGAGTTTCCTGCTTCAGAGAGGAAAACATCAACCACTCGAGCCTCCAAAGCCTAAACTTTCAATTTCTCAGTTTAAAAAGAAGCTATATGGGACCGTTCACATGGTGTCTGAGTTAAATGCAGTGTGTCAGATGTTGAAGGAGAACTTGGAGAACGAAAGTGTTTGGACTGAAATGCTCTCGAGAGCCACAGAGTTGAAGAACATCATACAGGAGAGTATGACAGACCTGAAGGACCCTGAGCTTTTCTGCAGCATCCAGAGGAAACTGCTGCTGATCAGTAAGAAAAGAGCAAGAGTAAGGAGAAGAAAGATGGAGGAAAGAGAGGAGAAGCAAGAACAAGAGGCTAGAAGAGCTGAACGGAAGGCGGAGGTGGATAAATGGCAGATTAAACGCCTTCAAGAAGTGGAGGAGAAAAACAGG GAGAAAGAGTTGAAGCTGGCGGCTGACGCTGTGCTTTCAGAAGTCAGAAAGAAACAAGCAGATTCCAAGAGAATGCAGGACATACTTAAATCCCTGGAAAAGCTGAGAAAACTTCGGAAAGAGGCTGCCGCCAGAAGAG GCCTGTTCCCAGAAAAGGAGAGTGATGTGACATTTGAGGGTCACCTGGAGCGTCTGAGGAGCTTGATCCAAAAACGCACAGCTGTCTATGCCGTAGAGGAGAAAGCTTTGAGGGTAATGCTAGAGGGCGAGCAGGAGGAAGAGCGGAAACGTGATCGGGAGAAAcgtcagaaaaaagaaaaggagaAGCTGTTGCAGAAGAAGAGAGAGGTCGAGTCGATGCTGTTTGGAG CTGAATTACCACCCGATCATCCTCTTCAGCCCTTCCACGATTACTACACACAGGCGGAGCGCTCCCTTCCTGCGCTAATACAAATAAG GAGGGAATGGGATCAGTTCCTGGTTCCCGCAGAACACCCGGACGGTAGCGCTGTTCCTCAGGGATGGGTTCTCCCCGACCAGCCTTCAGATGACATCTGGGCTACGGCTCTGGAGAAATAA